A single window of Spartinivicinus poritis DNA harbors:
- a CDS encoding type II toxin-antitoxin system Phd/YefM family antitoxin, whose product MMETLNASDAKREFGELLIKAQHEPIGINKNGKPVAVVVSAAEYEALEKLKEERLKAAIKEGLDDIEAGKTTEGNSVIDRLKKRVI is encoded by the coding sequence ATGATGGAAACACTCAACGCCAGTGATGCTAAACGCGAGTTTGGCGAGTTATTAATAAAAGCTCAACATGAACCCATTGGAATTAATAAAAATGGAAAACCCGTTGCTGTTGTAGTTTCTGCTGCTGAATATGAAGCATTAGAAAAACTAAAAGAAGAGCGATTAAAAGCAGCTATAAAAGAAGGCTTAGACGATATTGAAGCCGGAAAAACTACTGAAGGCAACAGCGTAATTGATCGACTGAAAAAACGGGTTATTTAG
- a CDS encoding type II toxin-antitoxin system RelE/ParE family toxin, producing MADFYFSEKAEQDLEEITDYTHQQWGSLQVIKYLDGLTELCQTLADSPVLGMKRDNLAEGLLSFSYESHILYYLAQPHGITVVRVLHKRRDPVKHL from the coding sequence GTGGCTGATTTTTATTTTTCTGAAAAAGCAGAGCAAGACTTAGAAGAAATTACCGATTATACCCACCAGCAATGGGGTAGCTTGCAGGTTATAAAGTACTTGGATGGCTTAACAGAGCTTTGCCAAACTTTGGCAGATAGCCCGGTGCTTGGCATGAAGCGAGACAACCTAGCAGAAGGGCTGCTTAGCTTCTCCTATGAAAGCCACATACTGTACTACCTGGCTCAACCCCACGGTATTACTGTTGTCAGAGTCTTACATAAGCGTCGTGATCCTGTTAAGCACCTCTAA